A region of Camelus dromedarius isolate mCamDro1 chromosome 22, mCamDro1.pat, whole genome shotgun sequence DNA encodes the following proteins:
- the LEPROTL1 gene encoding leptin receptor overlapping transcript-like 1: protein MAGIKALISLSFGGAIGLMFLMLGCALPIYNQYWPLFVLFFYILSPIPYCIARRLVDDTDAMSNACKELAIFLTTGIVVSAFGLPIVFARAHLIEWGACALVLTGNTVIFATILGFFLVFGSNDDFSWQQW, encoded by the exons ATGGCCGGCATCAAAG CTTTGATTAGTTTGTCCTTTGGAGGAGCAATTGGGCTGATGTTTTTGATGCTTGGATGTGCCCTTCCAATATACAA ccaATACTGGCccctctttgttctgtttttttatatCCTTTCACCTATTCCATACTGCATAGCAAGAAGATTAGTGGATGATACAGATGCCATGAGTAACGCCTGTAAGGAACTTGCCATATTTCTTACAACAGGCATTGTGGTCTCAGCTTTCGGACTCCCTATTGTATTTGCCAGAGCACATCTG ATCGAGTGGGGAGCTTGTGCACTCGTTCTCACGGGAAACACGGTCATCTTTGCAACTATCCTGGGCTTTTTCTTGGTCTTTGGAAGCAATGACGACTTCAGCTGGCAGCAGTGGTGA
- the SARAF gene encoding store-operated calcium entry-associated regulatory factor, translated as MAAAGGPEAAGRCPVFSLLLLLLIAGSAWGWNDPDRILLRDIKALTLHHDRYTTSRRLDPIPQLKCVGGTAGCDSYTPKVIQCQNKGWDGYDVQWECKTDLDIAYKFGKTVVSCEGYESSEDQYVLRGSCGLEYNLDYTELGLKKLRESGKNHGFNSFSDYYNKLYSPDSCNISGVLTIVVLLAIAFGVYKFFLSDGQDSPPPYSEYPPYSHQHQRFSNSAGPPPTGFKPEFTGPHGATSGFGSAFMGQGGHENSGPGFWTGLGTGGILGYLFGSNRAATRFSDSWYYPSHPASHSSSWNSRTYSPPGGGPGSYSACSSSEPRTRTASGYGGTRRR; from the exons ATGGCGGCGGCCGGCGGGCCGGAAGCGGCTGGACGCTGCCCTGTTTTTAGCCTTCTTTTGCTTCTGCTGATCGCCGGTTCTGCCTGGGGCTGGAACGACCCTG ACAGAATATTATTGCGGGATATAAAAGCTCTTACCCTCCACCATGACCGCTATACCACTTCCCGTAGGTTGGATCCCATCCCACAGTTGAAATGTGTTGGAGGCACAGCTGGATGTGATTCTTATACCCCAAAAGTCATACAGTGTCAGAACAAAGGCTGGGATGGTTATGATGTACAG TGGGAATGTAAGACTGATTTAGATATCGCATACAAATTTGGAAAAACTGTGGTGAGCTGTGAAGGCTATGAATCCTCTGAAGACCAGTATGTACTAAGAGGTTCCTGTGGCTTGGAGTATAACTTAGATTACACAGAACTTGGCCTGAAGAAATTGAGAGAGTCTGGAAAAAACCATGGCTTTAACTCTTTCTCCGATTATTATAATAAGTTGTACTCCCCAGATTCTTGTAACATCAGTGGAGTGCTTACCATTGTGGTGCTGCTTGCTATTGCCTTTGGAGTTTATAAATTCTTCCTCAGTGATGGTCAAGACTCTCCTCCACCATATTCTGAGTATCCTCCATATTCTCATCAGCATCAGAGATTCAGCAACTCAGCAGGACCCCCTCCCACAGGCTTCAAGCCTGAATTCACAG GACCGCATGGTGCAACTTCTGGTTTTGGCAGTGCTTTCATGGGACAAGGAGGACACGAAAATTCAGGACCAGGGTTCTGGACCGGCTTGGGAACTGGAGGAATATTAGGATATTTGTTTGGCAGCAATAG AGCTGCCACACGCTTCTCGGACTCGTGGTACTACCCGTCGCACCCCGCCTCGCACTCCAGCTCGTGGAACAGCCGCACTTACTCGCCGCCTGGGGGGGGCCCGGGAAGCTATTCGGCATGTTCAAGCTCAGAGCCAAGAACCAGAACAGCGTCAG GATATGGTGGTACCAGGAGAcgataa